In a genomic window of Thermoproteales archaeon:
- a CDS encoding DUF790 family protein, with translation MLPYQLLVARARGGFILPSYSKLDDLELYIADKMIEVFENSIGCKRKSLEAKVKDVENLAFRLGLDYRFARGLAHLLYKRTLFEKPETKLDPLRSRLEIFKEVNKKFGGFVINDEERAYVLSKVASKFGVDTSELLNAFMAVHEEEHLVKDFYGIKAEELLKNYNLSLTQTLLFKSLNLTANVKMSGTEMKKLLFNVKRLGLMYMAEKTFDGVKLYIDGPASILKQSERYGTRLAKLIPYIICAEKWKISARILKNNRLYRFVLSDKFTRILPRYKLELVDYDSELEKIFYRRFTTLGSGWKLYREPEPLIAGRSVFIPDFVFEKDNVRVYFEIVGFWTHEYLKRKIEKLSSLRDLNMIIAVNQELACSTLMKDLPFNIIFFKRKLSPVEVYRRLKEYEKFVIKIEEKEEEEVPEKIIDYVKSIEEKKLSDVLKDLSKYGISEEKAIKILEKLGFEIDWQSLDPSKIIVRKKIEKI, from the coding sequence ATGCTTCCCTATCAACTTTTGGTTGCTAGAGCTAGAGGAGGCTTTATCCTGCCTTCGTACTCGAAGCTAGACGACCTTGAGTTGTACATAGCGGATAAAATGATAGAAGTTTTTGAAAATTCTATAGGCTGTAAGAGAAAAAGCTTAGAGGCTAAGGTTAAAGATGTAGAAAATTTGGCTTTTAGACTTGGACTTGACTATCGCTTCGCAAGAGGCCTAGCTCATCTACTTTACAAGAGAACACTATTTGAGAAGCCGGAGACGAAACTTGATCCCTTAAGATCTCGCCTAGAGATATTTAAGGAAGTAAACAAGAAGTTTGGCGGCTTCGTTATCAATGATGAAGAAAGAGCTTACGTTCTATCGAAAGTTGCTTCCAAATTTGGCGTTGATACATCAGAGTTATTGAATGCTTTTATGGCGGTGCACGAAGAAGAACACTTGGTTAAAGATTTTTACGGCATTAAAGCAGAGGAATTGTTAAAAAATTACAATCTTTCTTTAACTCAAACGCTTCTGTTTAAGTCTTTAAATTTAACAGCCAACGTTAAGATGTCTGGAACAGAAATGAAAAAGCTTCTTTTCAACGTTAAAAGGCTAGGATTGATGTACATGGCAGAAAAAACTTTTGATGGGGTAAAACTATACATTGACGGCCCGGCTTCAATATTAAAGCAGTCGGAAAGATACGGAACCCGTCTAGCTAAATTAATACCATATATCATATGCGCGGAAAAGTGGAAGATCTCTGCTAGAATCTTAAAGAATAACAGGTTGTATAGGTTCGTGCTGAGCGATAAGTTTACACGTATCCTGCCACGTTACAAGCTTGAGCTGGTAGATTATGATAGCGAACTTGAAAAGATATTTTATAGGCGCTTCACCACTTTGGGAAGTGGATGGAAATTATATAGGGAGCCCGAGCCTTTAATAGCTGGTCGAAGCGTTTTTATACCTGATTTTGTTTTTGAGAAGGATAACGTAAGGGTTTATTTTGAAATCGTAGGCTTCTGGACTCACGAATACTTGAAAAGGAAAATAGAAAAGCTGTCGTCGTTGCGCGATTTAAATATGATAATAGCTGTGAATCAAGAATTGGCATGTTCTACATTAATGAAAGATCTACCGTTTAACATTATATTTTTTAAAAGGAAGCTTTCACCTGTCGAGGTCTATAGAAGGTTAAAAGAATATGAAAAATTCGTTATAAAGATAGAGGAAAAGGAAGAAGAGGAAGTTCCCGAAAAAATTATAGATTATGTTAAAAGCATCGAAGAGAAAAAACTTAGCGATGTCCTTAAAGACCTATCCAAATATGGAATTTCAGAAGAGAAAGCCATAAAAATCTTGGAAAAACTTGGGTTTGAAATCGACTGGCAAAGTCTAGATCCATCAAAAATAATCGTTAGAAAGAAAATCGAAAAAATATAA
- a CDS encoding ferredoxin, whose translation MPEYKVIVDREVCIACRLAPALCPEVFESDNYGKTIVKEEFRVKQDGKYSEGIIGDDLLECVQRAAKNCPVQAIKIEKIEF comes from the coding sequence ATGCCCGAATACAAGGTAATAGTCGATAGAGAGGTTTGTATAGCTTGTCGATTAGCTCCTGCTTTATGTCCCGAAGTATTTGAGTCTGATAATTATGGAAAAACAATTGTTAAAGAAGAATTTAGGGTAAAGCAGGATGGTAAATATTCAGAGGGCATTATAGGCGACGATTTACTCGAATGCGTCCAGCGAGCTGCAAAAAACTGTCCTGTCCAAGCTATAAAAATTGAGAAAATAGAATTTTAA